From a region of the Basfia succiniciproducens genome:
- the hemG gene encoding menaquinone-dependent protoporphyrinogen IX dehydrogenase, whose translation MKTIILYSTHDGQTKKIAEYLAQNLDKGAEVVNLTELTQNLADFDRIIIGASIRYGRFDKNLYKFIEKHTALLQTKLGYFYGVNLTARKAGKDTPETNVYVRKFLAKIHWKPTDSAVFAGALFYPRYKWIDRIMIQFIMKITGGETDPTKEIEFTNWESVKNFAKKIQNMN comes from the coding sequence ATGAAAACAATCATTCTTTATTCAACTCATGACGGACAAACGAAAAAAATAGCGGAATATCTGGCTCAGAATTTAGACAAGGGCGCCGAAGTTGTTAATCTGACCGAGCTAACGCAAAACCTTGCGGATTTCGACCGCATTATTATCGGCGCTTCCATTCGTTACGGACGCTTTGATAAAAATCTTTATAAATTTATTGAAAAACATACCGCACTTTTACAGACCAAGCTCGGCTATTTTTATGGTGTGAATCTCACAGCGCGTAAGGCAGGTAAAGATACGCCGGAAACTAATGTTTATGTACGTAAGTTCTTAGCAAAGATTCATTGGAAACCGACGGATTCAGCCGTATTTGCCGGCGCGTTGTTTTATCCGAGATACAAATGGATTGATCGGATCATGATCCAATTCATTATGAAAATAACGGGTGGAGAGACGGATCCTACCAAAGAAATTGAATTTACTAACTGGGAAAGCGTGAAAAACTTTGCTAAAAAGATCCAAAATATGAATTAA
- the nadR gene encoding multifunctional transcriptional regulator/nicotinamide-nucleotide adenylyltransferase/ribosylnicotinamide kinase NadR: protein MSNFSYLQQKRKQLNLKVNDICEQANVTRAYFNQLVSGKIKNPSAAKLTALHKALQITEQDNKKVGVIFGKFYPVHTGHINMIYEAFSKVDELHVIVCSDTERDLQLFYDSKMKRMPTVQDRLRWMQQIFKYQKNQIFIHNLVEDGIPSYPNGWRAWSNAAKALFKEKEINPTVVFSSEPQDKAPYEKYLNLEVHLVDPARESFNVSATKIRTQPFKYWKYIPKEVRPFFAKTIAILGGESSGKSVLVNKLATVFNTTSAWEYGRDFVFDKLGGDEQAMQYSDYPQMALGHQHYIDYAVRHAHKVAFIDTDFITTQAFCIQYEGKPHPFLDSMIKEYPFDVTILLNNNTKWVDDGLRSLGDYKQRQRFQQLLKKLLDKYKVPYIEIESPSYLERYDQAKAIVEKVLNDEEVSELTHEND from the coding sequence ATGTCTAATTTTTCTTATTTACAACAAAAACGTAAACAACTAAATCTCAAGGTAAACGATATCTGTGAGCAAGCTAATGTTACGCGGGCTTACTTTAATCAACTTGTAAGTGGAAAAATAAAAAACCCCAGTGCGGCAAAATTAACGGCATTACATAAAGCATTACAAATTACGGAACAAGACAACAAAAAAGTCGGCGTGATTTTTGGCAAATTTTATCCCGTGCATACCGGCCATATCAATATGATCTATGAGGCCTTCAGTAAAGTGGATGAGCTACATGTAATTGTGTGCAGCGATACCGAACGTGATTTGCAGCTTTTCTATGACAGCAAAATGAAGCGTATGCCAACAGTGCAAGATCGTTTGCGCTGGATGCAACAAATTTTCAAATATCAAAAGAATCAGATTTTTATTCACAATCTGGTGGAAGACGGTATTCCGAGTTATCCGAACGGCTGGCGAGCCTGGTCCAATGCGGCAAAAGCATTGTTTAAAGAAAAAGAAATTAATCCGACGGTAGTATTCAGCAGCGAACCACAGGATAAAGCGCCTTATGAAAAATACCTTAATTTAGAAGTACATTTGGTTGATCCGGCGCGTGAATCTTTTAATGTATCCGCCACAAAAATCCGCACTCAGCCGTTTAAATATTGGAAATATATTCCAAAAGAAGTGCGCCCGTTCTTTGCCAAAACCATAGCTATTTTAGGAGGAGAAAGTAGCGGTAAATCCGTGCTTGTCAACAAATTGGCGACGGTTTTTAATACGACTTCCGCTTGGGAATACGGACGTGATTTCGTATTTGATAAACTTGGCGGCGACGAACAAGCTATGCAATATTCTGATTATCCGCAAATGGCGCTCGGTCATCAGCATTATATTGATTATGCCGTGCGTCATGCTCATAAAGTAGCATTTATTGATACGGATTTCATTACCACGCAAGCATTTTGTATTCAATATGAAGGAAAACCGCACCCGTTTTTGGATTCTATGATTAAAGAATATCCTTTTGATGTGACTATATTGCTAAATAATAATACAAAATGGGTAGATGACGGACTACGTAGCCTGGGCGATTATAAACAACGCCAACGTTTTCAACAGTTACTGAAAAAATTGTTAGATAAATATAAAGTTCCTTATATTGAAATTGAGTCACCAAGTTATTTAGAACGCTATGATCAAGCAAAAGCGATTGTTGAAAAAGTACTGAATGAT
- the tusA gene encoding sulfurtransferase TusA, which yields MNEIISNHTLDALGLRCPEPVMMVRKQIRHMQDGEVLLIIADDPATTRDIPSFCQFMDHTLLNSETESLPFKYWVKKGL from the coding sequence ATGAATGAAATCATTAGTAATCATACCCTTGATGCATTAGGTTTACGTTGTCCGGAACCGGTTATGATGGTACGCAAACAAATCCGCCATATGCAAGACGGTGAGGTGTTATTGATTATCGCCGATGATCCGGCAACAACAAGAGATATCCCAAGCTTTTGCCAATTTATGGATCACACGTTGTTAAACAGCGAAACCGAAAGCCTGCCCTTCAAATACTGGGTAAAAAAAGGATTGTAA
- a CDS encoding TrkH family potassium uptake protein, whose amino-acid sequence MHILSIVRIVGILVMCFSVAMLAPAFVALIYGDGGGKAFMQSFVISLIVGTTLWWSCHSHKQELRSREGFIIVVAFWVVLGSLASIPFMLFEYPDLTVASSFFEAFSGLTTTGATTIVGLDDLPKAILFYRQLLQWMGGMGIIVLAVAIIPLLGIGGMSLYRAEMSGPMKEQKMRPRIAETAKILWFIYASLTILCALAYYLAGMSPFDAISHSFSTVSIGGFSTHDASIGYFNDSWINLITAVFLWISACNFALHFRAFSEINKGGFFKIYRNDPEFRFFVSIQVILILICSAVMLSHSYFETTWENIEQVIFQSVSISTTTGYTTSDFSAWPSFVPMLLIIASFIGGCAGSVGGGVRVARILVLYLQGKRELKLFVHPNLVYPIKWGKRILDERVIGSIWAFFSAYLLVFIICLLGVIACGVDVFNAFNAVLACINNLGPAMGIVNSNMVEIPDSAKCILTIAMVCGRLEIFTLLALFSPTFWKA is encoded by the coding sequence GTGCATATATTATCCATCGTTCGGATTGTGGGCATTTTGGTTATGTGTTTTTCAGTCGCTATGTTGGCGCCTGCTTTTGTCGCTTTAATTTATGGTGACGGCGGCGGTAAAGCCTTTATGCAATCTTTTGTAATCAGCCTAATTGTCGGAACCACACTTTGGTGGAGCTGTCATAGCCATAAACAAGAATTACGTTCCCGCGAAGGGTTCATTATTGTGGTTGCCTTTTGGGTGGTTTTGGGCAGTCTGGCAAGTATTCCTTTTATGCTGTTTGAATATCCGGATTTAACCGTCGCCTCATCTTTTTTTGAAGCGTTTTCCGGTTTAACTACTACCGGTGCAACAACCATCGTGGGGCTGGATGATTTGCCTAAAGCGATCCTTTTTTATCGCCAATTGTTGCAATGGATGGGCGGAATGGGGATCATCGTGTTAGCGGTTGCCATTATTCCGTTATTGGGTATCGGCGGAATGTCATTATATCGCGCCGAAATGTCGGGGCCGATGAAAGAACAGAAAATGCGCCCCCGTATTGCGGAAACCGCCAAAATTCTCTGGTTTATTTATGCCTCATTAACTATTTTATGTGCGCTTGCCTATTACTTGGCGGGTATGTCTCCTTTTGATGCTATTAGCCATAGCTTCTCTACCGTATCCATCGGCGGATTTTCTACTCATGATGCCAGTATCGGCTATTTTAATGATAGTTGGATTAATTTAATTACCGCCGTTTTTTTATGGATTTCAGCCTGTAATTTTGCATTACATTTCCGTGCGTTCTCCGAGATTAATAAAGGCGGTTTTTTTAAAATTTACCGTAATGATCCGGAATTCCGGTTTTTTGTTAGCATTCAGGTAATTTTGATTTTGATTTGTTCGGCGGTCATGCTTAGTCATTCTTATTTCGAAACCACTTGGGAAAATATTGAGCAGGTAATTTTTCAATCCGTCTCTATTTCAACCACAACAGGTTATACCACATCGGATTTCTCGGCATGGCCGTCTTTTGTGCCAATGTTGCTCATTATAGCATCTTTTATCGGCGGTTGTGCCGGGTCTGTTGGCGGCGGTGTTCGGGTAGCGCGGATTTTAGTATTGTATTTGCAGGGAAAACGTGAGCTTAAACTTTTTGTTCATCCGAACTTAGTTTATCCGATCAAATGGGGAAAACGTATTTTAGATGAAAGAGTAATCGGGAGTATTTGGGCATTTTTTTCTGCGTATTTATTGGTCTTCATCATTTGTCTATTAGGGGTTATCGCTTGCGGCGTCGATGTATTTAACGCATTTAATGCGGTATTGGCTTGCATTAATAACCTTGGGCCTGCAATGGGCATCGTCAACAGTAATATGGTTGAAATTCCTGATAGTGCAAAATGTATTTTAACTATTGCAATGGTATGCGGACGTTTAGAAATTTTCACCTTACTTGCTTTATTTAGCCCAACTTTCTGGAAAGCATAA
- the ribB gene encoding 3,4-dihydroxy-2-butanone-4-phosphate synthase codes for MNQSLLASFGSSEERVIAALDTFKQGNGVLVLDDENRENEGDLIFPAETITTEQMAKLIRYGSGIVCLCITDELCQKLELPPMVAANTSVNKTAFTVTIEAAEGVSTGVSAADRVTTVKVAVADNAKPSDLHHPGHVFPLRAAENGVLARPGHTEAAVDLARLCGYKPAGVICEITNDDGTMARTPELVAFAQKFGYAVVTIEDLIAYRTKYNK; via the coding sequence ATGAATCAGTCATTATTAGCTTCATTTGGTTCGTCTGAAGAACGTGTTATTGCCGCACTTGATACTTTCAAACAAGGTAACGGCGTTTTAGTTTTAGATGATGAAAATCGTGAAAATGAAGGTGATCTTATCTTCCCCGCAGAAACAATTACTACGGAACAAATGGCGAAATTAATTCGTTACGGCAGTGGTATTGTGTGCTTATGTATTACCGATGAGCTTTGCCAAAAACTGGAATTACCGCCAATGGTTGCTGCGAATACCAGTGTGAATAAAACCGCCTTTACGGTGACAATTGAAGCCGCCGAAGGGGTCAGCACCGGCGTATCCGCCGCAGATCGCGTCACCACAGTGAAAGTTGCGGTTGCGGATAACGCAAAACCGTCGGATTTACACCATCCCGGACATGTATTCCCGTTAAGAGCGGCTGAAAACGGCGTATTAGCCCGTCCGGGACATACCGAGGCTGCCGTTGATTTGGCGCGTCTTTGCGGCTATAAACCGGCAGGCGTTATTTGCGAAATTACCAATGACGACGGCACGATGGCCAGAACGCCGGAATTAGTGGCGTTTGCACAAAAATTCGGTTATGCGGTGGTGACTATTGAAGATCTGATTGCGTATCGGACTAAATACAATAAATAA
- a CDS encoding YigZ family protein, with amino-acid sequence MEYLIPKSAVVFEEEIKKSRFITYLRHTEGLVEAKAFWQDVKLRHPGARHHCWASVAGAPNNSQKLGFSDDGEPAGTAGKPMLSALQGSQIGEISAVVVRYYGGILLGTGGLVRAYGNGVQQALKLLETTVKIERQVYGLYCDYGQVNWLQLLCERYNVLIENQLFQENVWFQLAISDDKLEPFKQELTERSAGQLTIEPAE; translated from the coding sequence ATGGAATATTTAATCCCTAAAAGTGCGGTCGTTTTTGAAGAAGAAATTAAGAAAAGTCGCTTCATTACCTATTTGCGGCATACTGAAGGGCTGGTTGAAGCCAAGGCGTTTTGGCAAGACGTTAAACTGCGTCATCCCGGTGCTCGCCACCATTGCTGGGCGAGTGTAGCGGGAGCGCCTAATAATTCTCAGAAATTAGGTTTTTCCGACGACGGAGAACCGGCGGGAACGGCGGGTAAACCGATGTTGAGCGCATTGCAAGGCAGTCAAATCGGTGAAATCAGTGCTGTTGTGGTGCGTTATTACGGTGGAATTTTATTAGGGACCGGCGGGTTGGTTCGCGCTTACGGTAACGGCGTGCAACAGGCTCTAAAATTATTGGAAACAACGGTAAAAATTGAACGCCAGGTTTATGGCTTATATTGCGATTATGGACAGGTCAATTGGTTACAATTACTCTGCGAAAGATATAATGTTTTGATTGAGAACCAGCTTTTCCAAGAAAATGTATGGTTTCAGTTAGCGATTAGTGATGATAAACTTGAACCTTTCAAACAAGAATTAACAGAACGTTCCGCCGGACAGTTGACTATTGAACCTGCGGAATAA